The proteins below come from a single Lepeophtheirus salmonis chromosome 4, UVic_Lsal_1.4, whole genome shotgun sequence genomic window:
- the LOC121115661 gene encoding uncharacterized protein isoform X2 translates to MHTNYPKISARERDLTPRYYYKRTRSYTCCQKLQNWIRKVIAFLFTQVGVCVLIGIYMIIGAFIFRSLELGSRKELAERAKATRTKFAFYLWNLTLDTNTIYSRIWVARAEILIKDFQNDVVKSVKAGYTGTDVGVEVWTFSAALMYSMTVFTTIGYGNLTPKTDVGKIATIFYALIGIPLMLLYMNNIGHILGTSFKYTYSKFCRCSKPSPHDYVGKGPLPSSLVEVSSLGGDDKTSKRSSSRSKVSNSSTTNATLTSISPDDEIENEFPDVIIRIQENEGMAQGHPSEESFGKGSKKKKRKLPNPLKNNKSSSPKAMGGNTVEFKLVEDIRLVTVPVTSCILVLIGRLHHIWSCVILGLGGLGLHGWSLFLFHFSYDNRFWRLCSRK, encoded by the exons ATGCACACAAACTATCCAAAGATATCAGCTCGTGAAAGGGATCTGACTCCGCGATACTATTACAAAAGGACTCGTTCCTATACCTGCTGCCAAAAACTCCAAAACTGGATCCGTAAAGTGATTGCATTTTTGTTTACTCAAGTGGGTGTTTGTGTTCTCATCGGGATTTACATGATCATTGGAGCATTTATATTTAGATCCTTGGAGTTAGGATCACGGAAGGAGCTGGCTGAAAGAGCAAAAGCCACTAGGACAAAGTTTGCTTTCTACCTATGGAATCTGACACTTGATACAAATACAATCTACAGTAGAATATGGGTAGCAAGGGCTGAGATCCTTATTAAAGACTTTCAAAATGATGTTGTAAAAAGTGTTAAGGCTGGATATACGGGAACAGATGTTGGGGTGGAGGTGTGGACCTTCAGTGCTGCTCTGATGTACTCCATGACGGTATTTACTACGATAG GCTATGGAAACCTAACTCCAAAGACGGACGTTGGAAAAATCGCCACCATTTTCTATGCTCTCATTGGCATTCCATTAATGTTGTTATATATGAACAACATTGGACATATACTTGGAACAAGCTTTAAATACACTTATTCCAAATTTTGCAG GTGTAGTAAGCCATCCCCACATGACTACGTGGGCAAAGGACCTCTTCCTTCCTCTCTCGTAGAAGTATCAAGCCTTGGTGGAGACGACAAGACTAGTAAAAGGTCCAGTTCAAGATCTAAAGTGAGCAACTCATCTACAACCAATGCAACGTTGACGTCCATTTCCCCGGATGATGAAATTGAGAATGAATTTCCGGATGTTATCATTCGCATTCAAGAGAACGAGGGTATG GCCCAAGGTCATCCCTCTGAGGAATCGTTTGGAAAGggctctaaaaagaaaaaaagaaagttaccTAACCCTCTTAAGAATAATAAGTCATCCTCTCCTAAAGCTATGGGTGGAAATACTGTGGAATTCAAACTAGTTGAAGACATACGACTCGTTACAGTTCCAGTCACCTCCTGCATTTTAGTTTTGATTGGTAG gtTACATCATATTTGGAGCTGTGTTATTCTCGGCTTGGGAGGGTTGGGATTACATGGATGGAGCCTATTTTTGTTTCACTTCTCTTATGACAATCGGTTTTGGAGACTTTGTTCCAGGAAATGA
- the LOC121115661 gene encoding potassium channel subfamily K member 18 isoform X1: MHTNYPKISARERDLTPRYYYKRTRSYTCCQKLQNWIRKVIAFLFTQVGVCVLIGIYMIIGAFIFRSLELGSRKELAERAKATRTKFAFYLWNLTLDTNTIYSRIWVARAEILIKDFQNDVVKSVKAGYTGTDVGVEVWTFSAALMYSMTVFTTIGYGNLTPKTDVGKIATIFYALIGIPLMLLYMNNIGHILGTSFKYTYSKFCRCSKPSPHDYVGKGPLPSSLVEVSSLGGDDKTSKRSSSRSKVSNSSTTNATLTSISPDDEIENEFPDVIIRIQENEGMAQGHPSEESFGKGSKKKKRKLPNPLKNNKSSSPKAMGGNTVEFKLVEDIRLVTVPVTSCILVLIGYIIFGAVLFSAWEGWDYMDGAYFCFTSLMTIGFGDFVPGNDYIYHVDPELEAEAEGKAKLVLGAIYILLGMALIAMCFNLMQEKIIMQLRTIARRLGLLRPTNLNH, translated from the exons ATGCACACAAACTATCCAAAGATATCAGCTCGTGAAAGGGATCTGACTCCGCGATACTATTACAAAAGGACTCGTTCCTATACCTGCTGCCAAAAACTCCAAAACTGGATCCGTAAAGTGATTGCATTTTTGTTTACTCAAGTGGGTGTTTGTGTTCTCATCGGGATTTACATGATCATTGGAGCATTTATATTTAGATCCTTGGAGTTAGGATCACGGAAGGAGCTGGCTGAAAGAGCAAAAGCCACTAGGACAAAGTTTGCTTTCTACCTATGGAATCTGACACTTGATACAAATACAATCTACAGTAGAATATGGGTAGCAAGGGCTGAGATCCTTATTAAAGACTTTCAAAATGATGTTGTAAAAAGTGTTAAGGCTGGATATACGGGAACAGATGTTGGGGTGGAGGTGTGGACCTTCAGTGCTGCTCTGATGTACTCCATGACGGTATTTACTACGATAG GCTATGGAAACCTAACTCCAAAGACGGACGTTGGAAAAATCGCCACCATTTTCTATGCTCTCATTGGCATTCCATTAATGTTGTTATATATGAACAACATTGGACATATACTTGGAACAAGCTTTAAATACACTTATTCCAAATTTTGCAG GTGTAGTAAGCCATCCCCACATGACTACGTGGGCAAAGGACCTCTTCCTTCCTCTCTCGTAGAAGTATCAAGCCTTGGTGGAGACGACAAGACTAGTAAAAGGTCCAGTTCAAGATCTAAAGTGAGCAACTCATCTACAACCAATGCAACGTTGACGTCCATTTCCCCGGATGATGAAATTGAGAATGAATTTCCGGATGTTATCATTCGCATTCAAGAGAACGAGGGTATG GCCCAAGGTCATCCCTCTGAGGAATCGTTTGGAAAGggctctaaaaagaaaaaaagaaagttaccTAACCCTCTTAAGAATAATAAGTCATCCTCTCCTAAAGCTATGGGTGGAAATACTGTGGAATTCAAACTAGTTGAAGACATACGACTCGTTACAGTTCCAGTCACCTCCTGCATTTTAGTTTTGATTG gtTACATCATATTTGGAGCTGTGTTATTCTCGGCTTGGGAGGGTTGGGATTACATGGATGGAGCCTATTTTTGTTTCACTTCTCTTATGACAATCGGTTTTGGAGACTTTGTTCCAGGAAATGATTACATATACCATGTGGATCCTGAGCTAGAGGCTGAAGCTGAAGGAAAAGCCAAATTAGTCCTAGGTGCAATTTACATCCTCCTAGGAATGGCCTTGATTGCTATGTGTTTTAATTTGatgcaagaaaaaattattatgcagTTAAGAACGATTGCAAGGAGACTGGGGCTCCTTCGGCCAACTAATCTTAATCATTAA
- the LOC139905170 gene encoding glutamate receptor ionotropic, delta-2-like — MLSFIGSHHFFILFLLGMIQLNKVLSSEYDNTTLAPKRFLKVAAEHWSPFFEITEDSNGNLSYSGIMWSALNFFASAMNFEYEILRPSDGQWGVGDENGEWNGMLGMVKRNEVDFALGPFGVIYEREQACDFTVPIVIDYWAAVVPIQPYRNNWTIFKPFGLSLWLSLALTTLLYTTILIISDITFFGRRIGHKHVPKIISFTYRNILGESSEWAPDKFIYQRIFSAVWMLSLIIIAKSYSGTLASLLAVPNIPIPINSVQDLVNQDELPWIIEKGSILDQLGQMAAQDTTFYKLYDGAKERGIIGANCVQKRKEIRNGLFGSVCERTSIDKLISDDFSGTGECKLYVGEINLFATSFAMAFQEGSQLLPEMNEWILNILQKGLYSKWSLQSMPNKTSCNGMEAIRSSMGKNDLTQTLTETFGLFLILFIGLGLSTLTFIIEKIC, encoded by the exons ATGCTAAGCTTCATTGGATCACATCACTTTTTCATTCTGTTCCTCTTGGGGATGATACAATTGAATAAAGTATTAAGCAGTGAGTATGATAACACAACTCTAGCCCCAAAAAGATTTCTCAAAGTTGCTGCTGAGCACTGGTCacccttttttgaaataactgAGGACTCTAATGGAAATTTGAGCTACTCTGGAATCATGTGGTCAGCTCTTAACTTCTTCGCCTCTGCTATGAACTTTGAATATGAAATCCTAAGACCGTCAG aTGGGCAATGGGGCGTAGGGGATGAAAATGGAGAATGGAATGGAATGTTGGGTATGGTCAAAAGAAACGAAGTTGACTTTGCCCTTGGACCATTTGGTGTCATTTATGAACGAGAGCAGGCCTGTGATTTTACAGTTCCTATTGTCATTGACTATTGGGCTGCCGTAGTACCCATACAACCCTATCGAAATAATTGGACAATTTTTAAACCATTTGGATTATCACTATGGCTCAGTCTTGCACTCACGACCCTGCTCTACACAACCATTT TGATCATCAGTGATATTACTTTCTTTGGTCGTCGAATTGGACATAAAcatgttccaaaaattatatccttCACCTACAGAAATATTCTTGGCGAATCCTCGGAATGGGCACCAGATAAGTTTATCTATCAAAGAATCTTCTCAGCTGTATGGATGTTATCTCTCATTATCATTGCAAAGAGCTATTCAGGGACCCTTGCATCCCTTCTCGCTGTACCAAACATTCCGATTCCAATTAATTCTGTTCAA GACTTGGTGAATCAGGATGAATTGCCTTGGATCATTGAAAAAGGATCCATCCTGGATCAACTCGGTCAAATGGCCGCTCAGGACacaactttttacaaattatatgatgGAGCAAAAGAAAGGGGTATTATTGGAGCTAATTGtgttcaaaaaagaaaggaaatcagAAATGGACTTTTTGGATCTGTCTGTGAGCGAACCTCTATCGATAAATTGATATCTGATGACTTTTCAGGGACGGGAGaatgtaaattatatgttgGAGAAATTAACTTATTTGCCACATCATTTGCTATGGCGTTCCAA gaaggaaGTCAATTACTCCCTGAAATGAATGAATGGATCCTCAATATTCTTCAAAAGGGTCTCTACTCCAAATGGTCTTTGCAAAGCATGCCCAATAAAACAAGTTGCAATGGAATGGAGGCTATCAGGAGCTCAATGGGTAAAAATGATCTTACTCAAACATTGACTGAGACTTTTGGACTGTTTCTTATACTTTTCATCGGGCTTGGACTCTCAACTCTCACCTTTATCATTGAGAAAATTTGTTGA